One genomic segment of Mangifera indica cultivar Alphonso chromosome 6, CATAS_Mindica_2.1, whole genome shotgun sequence includes these proteins:
- the LOC123219497 gene encoding protein PHLOEM PROTEIN 2-LIKE A1-like, with translation MAHEVTQTRVKLPIHNYESILEEAVSHIDSSSSIDKLYDQLYSGIFLNQMKKKFWVDKLSHKNCFMLFARELSYPKGTWFLHSMTHDSLPRVDVAELQDSQSFEVKGKFNTMNLTPASLYQVSFTLMMKDEAENGWEEPVNLKLFLPNETSEVRKEYLNKKVKNQWVEILVGTFTTTYMDSGDIEFSMYDFGKRVKKGLVILGAVIKPFSFR, from the exons ATGGCGCACGAGGTTACTCAAACAAGAGTGAAGCTCCCAATACACAACTATGAATCCATTCTTGAAGAAGCTGTTTCACATATTGACAGTTCCTCCTCCATAGACAAGCTATATGATCAACTTTACTCTGGAATTTTCTTAAACCAAATGAAAAAG AAGTTCTGGGTTGACAAGTTGTCCCATAAGAATTGCTTCATGTTGTTTGCACGGGAGCTCTCATACCCTAAAGGAACTTGGTTTCTTCACTCTATGACACACGACTCTCTTCCTCGAGTCGACGTGGCTGAACTGCAAGACTCACAGAGTTTTGAAGTGAAAGGGAAATTCAACACAATGAACCTCACTCCAGCCAGTCTTTACCAGGTTTCATTTACCCTCATGATGAAGGACGAAGCTGAAAATGGATGGGAAGAGCCAGTGAACCTGAAACTCTTCCTGCCAAATGAAACATCAGAAGTTCGGaaagaatatttgaataaaaaggtgaaaaatcaATGGGTAGAGATCCTTGTTGGGACGTTTACAACTACATATATGGATTCTGGGGACATTGAATTCTCTATGTATGATTTCGGTAAGCGTGTAAAAAAAGGACTTGTCATACTTGGAGCTGTCATTAAGCCATTTTCATTCCGCTAG